Proteins encoded by one window of Torulaspora delbrueckii CBS 1146 chromosome 2, complete genome:
- the IMP2 gene encoding endopeptidase catalytic subunit (similar to Saccharomyces cerevisiae IMP2 (YMR035W); ancestral locus Anc_2.595), producing the protein MRFQFKRVSPSYALKLSLVTLTWIPVVMTFNENVCYIARVDGSSMRPTLNPDDSASSTDWVLLWKYHARKAQSLHRDDVILFKSPMDPSKTYCKRIKGIQYDSILTRYPYPREVVHIPRNHVWVEGDNAFHSIDSNNFGPISNGLVVGKAVKVIWPPSRWGTDLKFTTGRHEILTAKPK; encoded by the coding sequence ATGCGCTTCCAGTTCAAAAGGGTGAGTCCCAGCTATGCATTGAAACTTTCCCTGGTCACCTTGACGTGGATTCCTGTCGTAATGACCTTCAATGAGAATGTCTGCTATATCGCCAGGGTCGATGGATCATCGATGAGACCGACATTAAATCCCGATGATAGCGCAAGCTCCACTGATTGGGTTTTGTTGTGGAAATACCATGCCAGGAAGGCTCAATCTTTGCATAGAGATGATGTGATACTGTTCAAATCTCCAATGGACCCTTCAAAGACTTACTGTAAGCGTATCAAGGGAATACAATACGACTCGATACTCACGCGATACCCTTACCCTCGAGAAGTGGTGCATATACCTAGGAATCACGTATGGGTAGAGGGTGACAATGCCTTCCACTCGATTGATAGTAATAACTTCGGACCGATTTCAAATGGATTGGTTGTCGGCAAAGCTGTCAAAGTAATATGGCCTCCGTCACGCTGGGGCACTGATTTGAAGTTTACCACTGGTAGACACGAGATATTAACTGCTAAGCCAAAGTGA